In Fibrobacter sp. UWB15, the following proteins share a genomic window:
- a CDS encoding glutamate-5-semialdehyde dehydrogenase has translation MTCSNLKYSNLEEYSDLLAKNAQKASKTLRTLPGEKRSAVLNRVAQILRDRKPEILAANKLDLEAAAGKLDDAKMDRLTLNDARIEAMAKGAEEIAAFTDPLNRVLESRELKNGIKISRVAVPIGSVFFIFESRPNVTIDGACLCFKAGNAVILRGGKESLNSAKCLAGIFHEALAENGIDEDAVQLVTETSHDLVGMLLQRNDCIDLVIPRGGERLIRAVVEQSKIPVIKHFNGICHVYVDKSADMDKAVNILINAKTQRTGVCNAMECVIIDRHIDAANVKKLLDCLADRGVELFGNHDAQSHDSRIKDIGDDSNYHHEYLALKASVKFVDNVAEACDHIEKNSSRHTEAVVAEDASVQDYFVANVDSSSVMVNASTRFADGGEYGLGAEVGISTDKLHARGPMGVESLCTYKWVLRGNGQVRG, from the coding sequence ATGACTTGCTCCAATTTGAAATATTCCAACTTGGAAGAATACTCCGACCTTTTGGCCAAAAATGCCCAGAAGGCAAGCAAGACGCTCCGTACCCTGCCGGGTGAAAAGCGTAGCGCCGTGCTGAACCGCGTCGCTCAAATTTTGCGCGACCGTAAGCCGGAAATCCTTGCTGCAAACAAATTGGACCTGGAAGCCGCTGCCGGAAAGCTCGACGACGCCAAGATGGACCGTCTGACTTTGAACGACGCCCGCATCGAAGCGATGGCCAAGGGCGCCGAAGAAATCGCCGCCTTTACCGACCCGCTGAACCGGGTGCTCGAAAGTCGCGAACTGAAGAACGGCATCAAGATTAGCCGCGTGGCAGTACCTATCGGTTCCGTGTTTTTCATTTTTGAAAGCCGCCCGAATGTGACGATTGACGGCGCATGCCTTTGCTTTAAGGCGGGCAATGCCGTGATTCTGCGCGGCGGTAAGGAATCACTGAATTCCGCCAAGTGCCTCGCGGGCATTTTCCACGAAGCTCTCGCCGAAAACGGCATTGACGAAGACGCCGTGCAGCTCGTGACAGAAACGAGCCACGACTTGGTGGGCATGCTTTTGCAGCGTAACGACTGTATCGATCTAGTGATTCCCCGCGGTGGCGAACGCCTGATTCGCGCCGTGGTGGAACAGAGCAAGATTCCCGTGATCAAGCACTTCAACGGCATCTGCCACGTGTATGTGGACAAGTCCGCCGATATGGACAAGGCGGTGAACATTCTGATTAACGCCAAGACGCAGCGCACCGGCGTGTGCAACGCCATGGAATGCGTGATTATCGACCGCCACATTGATGCAGCCAACGTGAAAAAGTTGCTCGACTGCCTCGCCGACCGTGGCGTGGAACTCTTCGGCAATCACGATGCCCAAAGCCACGACAGCCGTATCAAAGATATTGGCGACGACAGCAATTACCACCATGAATACTTGGCCCTCAAGGCAAGCGTCAAGTTTGTCGATAACGTGGCCGAAGCCTGCGACCACATCGAAAAGAACAGCAGCCGTCACACTGAAGCGGTAGTCGCCGAAGACGCCTCTGTTCAAGACTACTTTGTCGCGAACGTGGACAGCAGCAGCGTGATGGTGAACGCGAGCACCCGCTTCGCCGACGGCGGCGAATACGGCCTCGGTGCCGAAGTGGGTATTTCTACCGACAAGTTGCATGCCCGCGGCCCCATGGGCGTGGAAAGCCTTTGCACCTACAAGTGGGTGCTCCGCGGTAACGGCCAGGTGAGAGGATAG